Genomic DNA from Paenibacillus borealis:
AAATGCGAACATTTTTTCGTATTTTTGGAGCATATGCTTTTGATGTACAGAAGCCAGCACGTTCAACTACTAGCGGACACCCTTGATCCGGCTTAAGTCGTCCTCAGAGACAAAATCGGTATAGAATCCGTCGACTCCCATCCGGGACAGCTCCGAGATTTCTTTGTCGTCATTCACCGTATGCACGTAGACTCTTGCCCCGGCATTCTTCAGCTTCCGCACGAAACTCTTGGTAGCTCTTACCGTCGGCATGGTGATATCCACTCCGGTTTGACTGGCGAAATCAATGACCACTTCATCACTGTCCTGCGTCTGATATAGCGTAAAGATCACTTCAGGAAAAGCATACACCTTGTTCACTACCTCCAGCATATCCCGGCTGTAAATCTGCGGAACAATCCGCTGCAGCAGGGCAGGGTCCTTCTTCTCGGCCGCTTCCACTATAAGCTGAAATTGTTTCGTTACAAGTTCCGGTTCTAGCTCTTTCGTGTCCGTTACAATGTAGGCATCCGGGTAGATCACCATCAAGTCCATGATCTTATCAATATCCAGCGGGGAGTAGAGTTCAAGAACCGGGCTGCTCATGACATCCTCATAGTTCAGCACCGTCCCCTGTTTGGCGGCGGGAAGAACACTCTGCTGGCCCAGCAGCTTGCTCATATTAGCAGTCCATTCATGCCGGGCCACCAGCTTGTCGTCACTAGTCAGCAGCAGGTCCGCCTCAAAAACCCGGGTCCCCTGCTCATAGTTAGCGATAAAAGCATCCAGCGTATTCGTATACGTATAGTTATGAATCCCTCCCATGGCATGAGCTACAACTCTATGGGCCGCAAAGCCTGTAGCCGGCTGCTTCTCTTTCCCCCCAAGTGTGAGTACAAGCAGTAGTGCAATAGCTCCGATCATAATGACGGAGGCGATAATCTTTTTTCTATTCATGATGGCAGGTTCCTTTGCAAGTGTTAGAGTAGTAGGACTGAAAACAAGAAGAAACGGCTGTGTCTTCCTCCAGGGAGGGTCGGCAACCGTTTCTATGGAATAATATATAATGAGGCCGTTGCATTAATAAGCGTTCTTGAAGCCGTTGCGGATGGTTTTGGCGATAATCCGGATATCAAACAACAGTGACCAGTTTTCGATATAGAAAATATCATGTTTGATCCGGTCCTCGATCGACGTGTCCCCACGCAGACCGTTACTCTGAGCCCAGCCGGTAATGCCAGGACGCACATGATGCTTCACCATGTACTTCGGAATCTCACCACGGAACTGCTCTACAAAGTACGGGCGCTCCGGACGCGGACCGACCACACTCATCTGGCCAAACAGCACATTGAAAAATTGCGGCAGCTCATCCAGACTGGTCCTGCGGATAAAGGTCCCAAAACGTGTGCGGCGCGGATCTTCGCGCGTACTCCAGCCCGTATCCACTTCACCATCGGTCTGCATCTTCATGGAACGGAACTTGTACATCATGAAGTTACGGCGGTTAAGTCCTACACGCTCCTGCTTGAAAATAATAGGTCCAGGCGAAGTTAGGCGCACACCCAGCGCTACAATCAGCATTACAGGAGACAACATAATAATGGCGAACAGGGAAAATACCAGATCAAACGCCCGCTTAGCCATTTTGTTCCCGGCCATATCCAGCGGAATATCGCGTACGTTAATCATCGGCATCCCCGCGAAGTTATCGAAGTAAGGACGGGCCGGCAGGTAGTCGAAGAAGTCAGGGATAATCAGTGTCCGTACACCCGCCTTCTCGCAGGTAGCGATAATGGTCGGATACTTCGAATGGGCATCCAGTGGAAGCGCCAGAATGACCTCATCGACTGGCAGCATCTCCAGCATGCCTTCAAGCTGATCCACGGTGCCGAGAATGGGCTTATAGCGTTGTTCCTCAATACCATCCCATTCATGGAAGTCATCCAGGAACCCGATAGCCTCATATCCCAGCTCAGGATACTGCTCAAGATTGTTGTAGAATCTTTTACCCAGCGTACCTGCACCGAGAATCAGCACAAACTGGCGGTTAAAGCCTTTTTCACGCAGCGATTTCAGCATCTTCTTCAGCACATAACGGTACAGCATAATGGACAGAATATTGAAGCCCATATAAATAGCAAGATATTGACGGGAGACGTCAATCTCCTTCAGGAAGAACATCAGGCCGAGCAGAATGAAGATACCCATGGCGTGAACCTGAAAGATTTTGATGAATTCATCAATAAAGCGTTTCTTCCGTTTCGGCAAATACAATTGAAGCACAATTCCGATCAGAATAGCGATGGCACCGTAGATAATACTCCAGTAAGCATAGGACTCTACAGGAAGGGTCCTGTAGGATTCCAGCAAACCACTTTTGAACTTCAGCCACCAGGCAGCCAGGAAGGCCACTTGAATGACCAGGAAATCGGCAACCATATATAACTGTGTTAGAAACTTTTGATTACGGCGGATCATAATCTCACCTCAGCATTCGATTCATTGCGTAAACCGGCTTCCCCGGGGACCGTCAGACTCTGTGCTGGTGTTGGAACCTTGCGTGGAGCAATCAGCGCATTGCGCAGCAGCGAAAGCGTGAACTTGACGCCAACTCCCGCATATACCGCTCCGTTTATCATACTGTTGTACCGCTTGCTATAATGCTTCTTATGGAATAAAATCATCGCCCGGTGGAATTCGTACACGATCTTAAACGGTCTGCGGCGCGCACTGCCACCTTTGAGATGCACGATCGATGTCTGCGGATAGTAATAAATCCCCCAGCCAGCCGCTTTGATCCGGTAACACCAGTCCAGATCCTCCCCGTACATAAAGAACGTCTCATCCAGTCCGCCCACCTGCTCGATGGTCTCCCGCCGCAGCAGCATGAACGCTCCCACCAGACAATCTACCGGGTAGGAGTCATCCGGGTCCAGATAACCCAGCTGATAGCCGTTGAACCTTGGACGGTCCGGAAACAGCTTACTGAAACCGAAAGCATAATAGAATGAAGCGGATGGCGTTGGAAATCCTCTTTTACAGGCCTTATCCAGCGAACCATCCGGCAGTATCACCTTGCAGCCAGAAGCCCCCAGATCCGGACGGCTGTCCATAAAAGCAACCATCGTCTCCAGCGTATCCTTGCGGATCACTGTATCTGAATTCAGCAATAAAACATATCGCCCGGAGGCAGCTTCCATCCCCTGATTATTACCCTTGGCAAACCCTACATTCTCCGAATTGGCAATCAGCAGCACATCCGGGAATTCCTTGCTTATCGTCTCTACCGAGTGATCATGGGAGTTATTATCTATTAAAATAATTTCATAGGAGTAGCGGGTCTCGGAATCATATACCGACCTCAGACAGTCCATCGTCAGGCGGCATGTGTTGTAATTTAGAATGATTATACTAACATCTACATTCACTGCTATACTCTCCTGACAAATATAGTAATCTATCGACAATTATTATAACACAAAAACCCCCATGATAGGCGCAGCCTGTTCAGGGAGGTTTTTACAAGTGTGAGGATAATGTGGGAGTAACAATTCTATAAGATTGAACTTGTATTTTTTCTATTATAGGATTGCCGTGACTCCAAAGAATGTTTGGCCCTCCGGCCGCTGTTGTCTGCAGATTTCTTGATTTTTACCGCTGTTCGCGGTGGAAATCCGCAGACAAAGGCGGACGCTATCGCTCCTACAGTTCCAAAATTCTCCTCCGCCACTTTTCCCTGTCCATTTATTTTTAAGTTCAATCTAAATAGCTGACGGAAATCCGGGGAATAGAAGAATCTTTTTCACAATCGGTTGAGTTCTCTCTCGTTTCGCTTCATAATCCCTGACGCTTAGCCTTCTCCTGAATATAACGGCGCTTGCGTTTCAGAGCTGTCCACTGCGAGAAGAAAGATGACCAAGCTCCCATTAACTTTGGTTCCTTCAATAGTGAGTAGCCATGTGCGGCGATCTCATACGGCAGAGAATATAGTAGGGTAAGCAGCAGTCTGCGGGAGGACTCGTTCTTGTAGATCATTTTATAACGGTTAATATATGAGATCCGCTTGATGAACATCGCCTTGCCGCTCCGCCCGGATGTCTTCCAGCCCCGTTCGTGGTAACCTATCGCTTCCGCATCATAGTAGGCCTGCCAACCAAACAATCCCGCGCGCCATGCCACATCCACATCTTCCTTGTAGGCAAAAAAGTCCGCATCAAAAAACTCGCCTTCGACGCTAATCTCCTCAATCATCCGCCGAGAGTACATCGCCGCCGCGCCGGATACACCGAATACAACCCCTGACTCCTTCCACAGGTCTGCAGACTCTCCGGCTCCACGGTCAAACGCCCGCCGGGCTTTATTCATCCGCAGCCCTGTGCTGTCCACAAGTGAGTGGTCCGCCCTAAGCAGTAGCTTGCCTGTGGCACTGCCGATTAGGGGATTAGCTTCAAAACGAGCGACTAGTCTGGATATATAATCCGGGGCAAGCGTAAGATCAGGGTTTAACACCAGCACATAATCTGTATTTGTACCGGCAATAGCCTGATTGTGCGCGGGGGCAAAGCCGGTGTTGTGTTCATTTTCAAGAAGGACAAGAGATGGCGTCCGGGTACTGCCACCTGCAGAGCTGGGTACTTGAGAGTCCGTTGAGACTACTTTAGCTGAGTTAGAATGTATCTGGTGATAGAACGCTCTGACCTTATCCGCCGAACCATCCGTTGAAGCGTTGTCCACTATGACAATTTTTTTGACCGGATAATCCTGAGCCAGCACAGCCGACAAGCATTCAATGATGTCATCTGCGCTGTTATAGGTAACGATATGTACACTGACTGTTTTAGGGTTCATGGGTGACCTCGAATTCCTGGTTCTTTAATGAAATCTATATTTATTATAGCGGAAAGAAGGTTGACAGGCTATGTTAAGCACATTAGAAGGTAATGTTAGTTACATAGTTATTGTAGTTCAACCCTATTGCTATATTGTCGCAGACAGCAAAAAACTCCTTACCGCATAAGCGATCAGGAGTTTCATTTGTTGCTATATAAGAAGTACTTTTGATTTGAACTTGAAGCTTAGTCGTCACTGCGATGAACATTTGGACTTCCGGCTGCTGTTGTCCCCAGATTTCTTGATTTGAACCGCTACTCGCGGTAGAAATCCAGTGACAAAGGCGGTCGCTACCGCTCCTACAGTTCCAAATTTCCCCTCCGCTTCTTTCGCTTTTTGTTTATTTTTTTAGTGCGTCTTATATAGTTAGTTAGTTATTTCTGCAAATCCCGCGCCAGTGATTACTTCATCTCCAGCAAAAAGTCTCTCAGACCT
This window encodes:
- a CDS encoding glycosyltransferase family 2 protein codes for the protein MDCLRSVYDSETRYSYEIILIDNNSHDHSVETISKEFPDVLLIANSENVGFAKGNNQGMEAASGRYVLLLNSDTVIRKDTLETMVAFMDSRPDLGASGCKVILPDGSLDKACKRGFPTPSASFYYAFGFSKLFPDRPRFNGYQLGYLDPDDSYPVDCLVGAFMLLRRETIEQVGGLDETFFMYGEDLDWCYRIKAAGWGIYYYPQTSIVHLKGGSARRRPFKIVYEFHRAMILFHKKHYSKRYNSMINGAVYAGVGVKFTLSLLRNALIAPRKVPTPAQSLTVPGEAGLRNESNAEVRL
- a CDS encoding glycosyltransferase family 2 protein, translated to MNPKTVSVHIVTYNSADDIIECLSAVLAQDYPVKKIVIVDNASTDGSADKVRAFYHQIHSNSAKVVSTDSQVPSSAGGSTRTPSLVLLENEHNTGFAPAHNQAIAGTNTDYVLVLNPDLTLAPDYISRLVARFEANPLIGSATGKLLLRADHSLVDSTGLRMNKARRAFDRGAGESADLWKESGVVFGVSGAAAMYSRRMIEEISVEGEFFDADFFAYKEDVDVAWRAGLFGWQAYYDAEAIGYHERGWKTSGRSGKAMFIKRISYINRYKMIYKNESSRRLLLTLLYSLPYEIAAHGYSLLKEPKLMGAWSSFFSQWTALKRKRRYIQEKAKRQGL
- a CDS encoding undecaprenyl-phosphate glucose phosphotransferase → MIRRNQKFLTQLYMVADFLVIQVAFLAAWWLKFKSGLLESYRTLPVESYAYWSIIYGAIAILIGIVLQLYLPKRKKRFIDEFIKIFQVHAMGIFILLGLMFFLKEIDVSRQYLAIYMGFNILSIMLYRYVLKKMLKSLREKGFNRQFVLILGAGTLGKRFYNNLEQYPELGYEAIGFLDDFHEWDGIEEQRYKPILGTVDQLEGMLEMLPVDEVILALPLDAHSKYPTIIATCEKAGVRTLIIPDFFDYLPARPYFDNFAGMPMINVRDIPLDMAGNKMAKRAFDLVFSLFAIIMLSPVMLIVALGVRLTSPGPIIFKQERVGLNRRNFMMYKFRSMKMQTDGEVDTGWSTREDPRRTRFGTFIRRTSLDELPQFFNVLFGQMSVVGPRPERPYFVEQFRGEIPKYMVKHHVRPGITGWAQSNGLRGDTSIEDRIKHDIFYIENWSLLFDIRIIAKTIRNGFKNAY
- a CDS encoding phosphatidylinositol-specific phospholipase C/glycerophosphodiester phosphodiesterase family protein; translated protein: MNRKKIIASVIMIGAIALLLVLTLGGKEKQPATGFAAHRVVAHAMGGIHNYTYTNTLDAFIANYEQGTRVFEADLLLTSDDKLVARHEWTANMSKLLGQQSVLPAAKQGTVLNYEDVMSSPVLELYSPLDIDKIMDLMVIYPDAYIVTDTKELEPELVTKQFQLIVEAAEKKDPALLQRIVPQIYSRDMLEVVNKVYAFPEVIFTLYQTQDSDEVVIDFASQTGVDITMPTVRATKSFVRKLKNAGARVYVHTVNDDKEISELSRMGVDGFYTDFVSEDDLSRIKGVR